A window from Pararge aegeria chromosome 6, ilParAegt1.1, whole genome shotgun sequence encodes these proteins:
- the LOC120624352 gene encoding probable tRNA (uracil-O(2)-)-methyltransferase, translating into MEEKQTCAIILNENAFWESLNVLIKKPHVVNKRIWGCTVLGKRSFKLLPSNFKLILDHMKLKSDKNPERTFKQLIEDLTVPTAETNITEVEIIFVELLPKNYSEIHAFQLICLEKTESKVMFFDVTPLEKEQNLCPKFSYSFNFEYNKIILDTPSDVSEKSKQWLKDTVLPQVVKWSKEFLGSEANKVCNESLALVLQDKYYEKYNQLKIKYGKKMVKIWPECTDPTKFVYEDIAISTYLLLLWEEERTPQTFVDVGCGNGLLVYILTMEGHDGIGVDVRKRKIWDLYPDNIKLKEMTITPTNYHTISHGNWIIGNHSDELTAWIPVIAARSSYKCNFFLLPCCAYNLDGTKYQRHNSAKSQYSEYLEYIQKLCQEFGFETKIDRLKIPSTKRICLISQNRMYVEEEYQKYFNIIQEIVNEQIGLSNNELKYFKTRESVEKVKNCTQIDKGVTDHIIKCITSYLLQGCNLEDDWSCGKKVQMNELVELIPSDMLKALKSECGGLQTLLRNNHHIFDVQKGCVQLRFPRTMDEVKKKIKSNRNSDVKMQEKKCWFFINHPQGCPLDRSVCSFLH; encoded by the exons atgGAAGAAAAACAAACTTGTGCAATAATCTTAAATGAGAACGCATTTTGGGAGTCTCTTAATGTGTTAATTAAAAAACCACATGTAGTAAATAAAAGGATATGGGGTTGTACGGTTTTAGGCAAAcgcagttttaaattattaccaaGCAATTTCAAACTAATATTGGAccatatgaaattaaaaagtgATAAGAATCCGGAACGAACCTTTAAGCAACTCATAGAAGATTTAACTGTGCCAACAGCTGAGACAAATATAACCGAAgttgaaattatatttgtagAACTACTTCCTAAGAACTATAGTGAAATACATGCTTTTCAATTAATTTGCTTGGAAAAGACCGAATCAAAAGtgatgttttttgatgtgacgcCCCTGGAGAAAGAACAGAACTTGTGTCCGAAATTTTCATATAGCttcaattttgaatataataaaataattttggatACACCATCCG ATGTTTCTGAAAAATCAAAACAGTGGCTCAAGGATACTGTTTTGCCTCAAGTTGTCAAGTGGAGTAAAGAGTTTTTGGGTAGTGAAGCCAATAAAGTTTGTAATGAATCATTGGCTCTGGTATTGCAAGATAAAtactatgaaaaatataaccaacttaaaataaaatatggcaaGAAAATGGTTAAG atatggCCTGAATGCACAGACCCAACAAAATTTGTTTATGAAGATATAGCCATTTCCACATATCTACTCCTTCTATGGGAGGAAGAAAGGACTCCTCAAACTTTTGTTGATGTTGGATGTGGTAATGGTTTACTTGTTTATATCCTGACTATGGAGGGGCATGATGGAATAGGTGTTGATGTAAGGAAAAGGAAAATATGGGATTTATATCctgataatattaaattgaag GAAATGACAATAACACCTACAAATTACCACACAATATCACATGGGAATTGGATTATAGGCAATCACTCTGATGAGCTCACTGCTTGGATACCTGTGATAGCTGCAAGGAGTTCATATAAATGTAACTTTTTCCTACTGCCATGTTGTGCTTACAATTTGGATGGTACTAAATATCAGAGACATAACTCCGCAAAAAGTCAGTACTCAGAATATTTAGAGTATATTCAGAAGTTATGTCAAGAATTTGGGTTTGAAACCAAAATTGATAGACTCAAAATTCCTAGTACAAAAAGGATATGCCTTATTTCCCAAAACAGAATGTATGTTGAAGAGGAATATcagaaatactttaatattattcagGAAATTGTTAATGAGCAGATAGGGTTAAGTAATAATGAACTAAAGTATTTCAAAACTAGAGAGTCAgttgaaaaagtaaaaaactGTACTCAAATAGATAAAGGTGTTACTGAccatataattaaatgtattacaAGTTATTTGCTGCAAGGATGCAACTTAGAGGATGATTGGTCATGTGGAAAAAAAGTTCAGATGAACGAACTAGTGGAATTGATACCATCTGATATGTTAAAAGCACTAAAGTCAGAATGTGGTGGCTTACAAACTCTTCTAAGAAATAACCATCACATTTTTGATGTTCAAAAGGGATGTGTGCAATTGAGATTTCCAAGGACAATGGAtgaggtgaaaaaaaaaattaagagtaaCAGAAATAGTGATGTGAAAATgcaggaaaaaaaatgttggttCTTCATAAACCACCCACAAGGATGCCCTTTAGACAGGTCTGTGTGTAGTTtcctacattaa
- the LOC120624353 gene encoding peroxisomal targeting signal 1 receptor, whose amino-acid sequence MSLNKLVGGDCGGNNSLVQLTNIVSRDAPSAQALSQSDRFVNEFMAQNSQIPQTFNMNALLNNIPEVENTMIKSAQVPSTSRSSYSSQTHAPWLAGPTSSFMAGPMMPFHMPYQHNMMKPLAPSNVQIQYVSESELQQTDSVKSKAQEYVNSVKEDDELAYNQFMSFMKKISAGEMNLGEALEAEQKQAGKDKIVEEMAEKYKDEWAKLSDVNDYWNSETANGISKEYTFTEGNVMLENRSALEIGKERLKMGDVPGAVLCFEAAAQQQPDLAEAWFLLGTTQAENEQDPLAITALKKSLELDPRQLEGYITLAAAYTNENMDKYAYTTLIDWLKASPKYSDLIPQDINPQNMNLKELEAYVSSLYLKAVQLNPSEVDPNVQNALGVIFNINHQYDKAVDCFKAALMVSSDNAKLWNRLGATLANSDKSEEAVDAYHEALNLEPGFIRARYNVGITCMNLKAYKQAAEHFLVALNQQFKAKGMFPNESSVDNSSSTIWTTLRMVCSYMGEHDVAKLVDERNLSELNKFFEIES is encoded by the coding sequence ATGTCGCTAAATAAACTCGTTGGCGGAGACTGCGGAGGTAATAATTCCCTGGTTCAATTAACAAATATCGTAAGCCGCGATGCTCCAAGTGCACAGGCTTTATCTCAGTCTGATAGATTCGTCAATGAATTCATGGCGCAAAATTCTCAAATTCcacaaacatttaacatgaacGCCTTGCTTAATAATATACCCGAAGTAGAAAATACTATGATAAAATCTGCACAAGTCCCTTCTACGAGTAGGTCATCTTATAGTTCTCAGACACATGCACCCTGGTTAGCGGGACCTACCTCATCTTTTATGGCTGGTCCCATGATGCCATTTCACATGCCATATCAACATAATATGATGAAACCTCTAGCACCTTCAAATGTGCAGATACAATATGTGAGTGAATCTGAACTTCAACAAACGGATAGTGTTAAATCAAAAGCTCAAGAGTATGTCAATAGTGTTAAGGAGGACGATGAACTTGCTTATAACCAATTTATgtcatttatgaaaaaaataagtgCAGGAGAGATGAATTTAGGAGAAGCATTAGAAGCAGAACAGAAGCAAGCTGGCAAAGATAAAATAGTGGAAGAAATGGCAGAGAAGTACAAAGATGAATGGGCTAAACTGAGTGATGTCAATGATTATTGGAATAGCGAGACAGCAAATGGTATTTCAAAAGAATATACTTTCACTGAAGGCAATGTAATGTTGGAGAATAGAAGTGCCTTAGAAATAGGTAAAGAAAGATTAAAGATGGGGGATGTACCAGGAGCAGTGCTATGCTTTGAAGCAGCAGCACAGCAGCAGCCTGATTTGGCAGAAGCATGGTTCCTATTAGGGACCACACAAGCGGAGAATGAACAGGACCCTTTGGCTATAACTGCTTTAAAAAAGTCATTGGAATTAGATCCAAGACAACTAGAAGGCTATATCACTTTAGCTGCTGCTTATACTAATGAGAATATGGATAAATATGCATACACAACTTTGATTGACTGGCTGAAGGCCAGTCCCAAATATAGTGATTTAATTCCTCAAGATATAAATCCTCAGAATATGAACCTTAAGGAGTTGGAGGCATATGTGTCATCCCTGTATCTAAAAGCAGTGCAATTAAATCCTTCAGAAGTTGATCCTAATGTACAAAATGCTCTgggagttatttttaatataaaccatCAATATGATAAAGCTGTGGATTGTTTTAAAGCAGCACTAATGGTATCATCTGATAATGCTAAACTTTGGAATAGGCTTGGTGCTACACTAGCCAACAGTGACAAGTCAGAGGAAGCTGTTGATGCTTATCATGAAGCTTTAAATTTGGAGCCAGGCTTCATAAGAGCTAGATACAATGTTGGCATTACTTGTATGAACTTAAAAGCTTATAAACAAGCAGCAGAACATTTCTTAGTTGCATTAAATCAACAATTCAAGGCAAAAGGAATGTTTCCAAATGAGTCATCAGTGGACAATAGCTCTTCAACTATTTGGACTACACTGAGAATGGTTTGCTCCTACATGGGGGAACATGATGTTGCCAAATTAGTTGATGAAAGAAACTTATCAGAACTTAATAAATTCTTTGAAATAGAATCTTAG
- the LOC120624787 gene encoding UPF0545 protein C22orf39 homolog: MSEDSKHPEESNETSKMSKLNEATSSTDEQPQSDEPEDKWMIRDCEMYKDEYKECTSFRARFHQYFIYGETLDCNQWKKDYNNCCKWTDDGDLKAADAVIKSERIRRLERLKSHYQNDIWTKREAPPSDWDKPLPDWMVKRDENSYLAYKAKEIKEGKEEDSVGSFCSIM; encoded by the exons ATGTCTGAAGATAGTAAACATCCTGAAGAAAGTAATGAAACATCTAAAATGTCTAAGCTAAATGAAGCAACTTCAAGCACGGATGAACAACCTCAATCAGATGAGCCAGAAGACAAATGGATG ATAAGAGACTGTGAGATGTATAAAGATGAATATAAGGAGTGTACCAGTTTTAGAGCAAGATTTCACCAGTACTTCATTTATGGTGAGACCTTAGACTGCAACCAATGGAAGAAGGACTATAATAACTGTTGCAAATGGACTGATGATGGAGATCTAAAGGCTGCA gaTGCAGTAATCAAAAGTGAAAGAATTCGACGCCTGGAAAGATTGAAATCACATTATCAAAATGATATATGGACGAAAAGAGAAGCACCGCCTTCAGATTGGGACAAACCCTTACCAGATTGGATGGTCAAAAGAGATGAGAACTCGTACTTAGCCTATAAAGCGAAAGAAATCAAAGAAGGCAAAGAGGAAGACAGTGTTGGAAGCTTTTGTTCAATTAtgtag